A portion of the Saimiri boliviensis isolate mSaiBol1 chromosome 1, mSaiBol1.pri, whole genome shotgun sequence genome contains these proteins:
- the LOC101048657 gene encoding rRNA methyltransferase 2, mitochondrial-like — translation MNEKHQILRPGLRVLDCGAAPGAWSQVAVRKVKAAGTDLSSPVGFVLGVDLLHIFPLEGATFLCPADVTDPRTSQRILELLPGGRADVILSNMAPNATGVRDLDHDRLISLCLSLLGMTPDILHPGGTFLCKTWAGSQSRQLQRRLTEEFQSVRIIKPEASRKESSEVYFLATQYRGRKGAVRQ, via the exons ATGAACGAGAAGCACCAGATTCTGCGGCCCGGCCTTCGGGTGTTAGACTGTGGGGCAGCTCCTGGGGCGTGGAGTCAGGTGGCAGTGCGGAAGGTCAAAGCCGCAGGCACAG ATCTCAGCTCTCCTGTTGGCTTCGTGCTTGGGGTGGATCTTCTTCACATATTTCCCCTGGAAGGAGCAACTTTTCTGTGTCCTGCTGATGTGACTGACCCGAGAACCTCACAGAGAATCCTAGAGCTGCTTCCTGGCGGGAGAGCAGATGTGATTCTGAGCAACATGGCGCCCAATGCCACAGGGGTCCGGGACCTCGATCACGACAGGCTCATCAGCCTGTGCCTGTCCCTCCTGGGCATGACCCCAGACATCCTCCACCCTGGGGGAACCTTCCTTTGTAAAACATGGGCTGGAAGTCAAAGCCGTCAGTTACAGAGGAGACTGACAGAGGAATTCCAGAGCGTAAGGATCATCAAACCAGAAGCCAGCAGGAAAGAATCGTCAGAAGTGTACTTCTTGGCCACACAGTACCGTGGAAGGAAGGGCGCTGTGAGGCAGTGA